The genomic stretch ctttgaagacctctctaggaaattcttgatgaggttctcaatccaaaaggacaaagtaaaacatgcacccagcctcctgggaataaaacaggaggtcggagagtctttacgagcctatatggaaaggttcaataaggcatgtttagagatccaagacctgcccacagaggcagtaataatggggttagtcaatggactcagagaaggtcccttctcacagtccatatctaaaagacaccccgtctctctaagtgatgtacaagagagggccgagaagtacatcaacatggaagagaatgcaaaGCTAAGAGACCTGAGTTCACGACCTGGACCCACTTCCTCCTCTagggagagagaaagggaagtcaaaaagaaggaagaactcggtctcgagaggcccaggaagtatcactcttatactcctctaaagacttctatagtggacgtatacagagatttgcaacactgaaaggctgccaccccaagacctattaaaaataaaaaagggggaagtcgcagcgagtattgcgagtaccataaaatatatggtcactccaccaacgactgttacgacctcaaaaatgtgatagaaaagctggctagagaaggtcggcttgacagatatctcatggagaggtcggacatccatggaaagagaaagcgagatgatatggacaggagagatcctccaccacagacccctgagagacatccacatgatctcaggaggatttgcgggaggtggaatcaccaaatcttctcgcaaaagacatctcaaaagagtctatcaggtcggggatgagacacccgacctccccactatatcattcactaaagaggatgggcaagggataatccccgggTATGAcgatcccgtggtgataactatgatcctagccaacgcccatctccacagaaccctagtagaccaaggaagctcggcggacatccttttcaagcccgccttcgacaagctagggttagatgaaaaagagttgagagcttaccccgacaccctatatggGTTAGGGGATATGCCAATAAAGCCGCtgggatttttaccccttcacaccacctttggaaaaggggaaaaatcaaggactctgagcatagactttatagtcatcgatgaagggtcagcctacaatgccttaatcggcagaactacccttaatcgcCTTGGAGCAGTGGTGTCAACTCcccacctctgcatgaaatttccgactccaggaggaatagcaacggtgaggggaggtcaaaagttggcaaggaagtgctataacgaaagcctaaatctgagaggaaaaggcaaagaagtccaTACCATAGAGCTGGGCGGCACAAGGACCAAAGAAGAGCTACGACCCcagccgggaggaaaaaccgaggagatacaagtcggtgaggaggaaggaaaaaccacttacataggagccaacctaggggaaaccctgaaacaaaggttgggtgaactcctaagagctaattccgacctcttcgcctggaaggcttccgacatgcccgggattgatcccgagctcatgtctcacaggctctcggtttacccagggtcccgacctgtacagcaaagaagacgcaagctcggcccagagagggcctccatagtagaagagcaagtacaggcgctcctggaagccggctttattagagaggtcaaatacccaacgtggctagccaacgtagtgctagtcaaaaaacaaaacggtaaatggagaatgtgcgtcgactataccgacttgaataaggcatgtcctaaggacccttatcctcTACCGAGTATTGATGccctggtggactccagctcagggtaccaatacctatcattcatggacgcctactcgggatataaccaaatcccgatgcatgaacccgaccaggagaaaacatcgttcatcacaccaagagccaactattgctacgtggtcatgccattcggactaaagAATGCAAGAGCCAcgtatcaaaggctgatgaacaaagtgttttccACCCACCTAGGGAgcctaatggaagtatacgtcgacgacatgttagtaaaaaccaagcaagaagtcgacctcttaaccgATCTCTCGCAAGTCTTCAACACTATAAGGgtgcatgggatgagactaaatcccgcaaaatgcgccttcgcagtagaagcagggaaatttctaggcttcatgctaactcaaagggggattgaggccaatcccgacaaatgcagagccatcttagaaatgaaaagcccgacttgtctaagagaggttcaacagctcaatggccgacttgcagccttctccagatttttggcaggatcggcactaaaatcccttccattattctccttattaaggaaggaatgccagtttgaatggactccggaatgtgaggaggcgttccaagagttcaaaaaattcttaagccaacctcctatcttaacCCGACCAGTACCGGGAAAATACCTTGTCCTCTACCTATCCGTGGCAAACAgcgctgtctcatcagccctgatcagagaagacgaggtcggtcaACACCCGGTCTACTTTACCAGTAAGGTCTtacaaggccctgagctaaggtaccacaaaatagaaaagtttgcctactccttagtaatagcctcacgaaggctacgaccttactttcaggctcacacaataagagtccgtacgaaccaacccatgaagcaaatcctccaaaagacggatgttacagggagaatggttcaatgggcaatagagctctccgagtttgatttgagatacgaaactcggactgcaattaaagcccaatgtctcgccgacttcattgcagaatatgcaggagaacaagaggaaaaaccgactacatgggaactctatgtagacggatcctccaacaaaactgGGAGCGGCGCAGgtataatattggtagatggaaaaggaacccagatagaggtctccttaaaatttgaatttccggcttcaaacaatcaggcagaatatgaagccttgattgccggattaaagttagcagaagaagttggcgctacaaaggtgataatctacagcgactcacaagtggtgacgtcccaaataagtggagaatatcaggcaaaggaccccaatatgaagaaatacttggaaaaaaccttggaacaCCTCGGGCGCTTTGCGGAAACCGAGGTTaagcacataactcgggatctaaatagcagagctgacgccctatccaagttagcaagtaccaaacccggagggaacaatagaagcctgatccaagaaaccctccaagagCCCTCGGTATCAAAAACAGAGGATCAACAAgaggtacttgaggtagtcggcctaaacctcggatggatgaatcccttagtcgaatacctgaaattcgacatcctccccaaagaggagaaagaggctaaaaagatccgaagggaagcacaacattatactttggtgagaaatgtcctttacagaagagggatatcaacgccattgctgaagtgcgtaccgacctcaagaaccaccgaggtgttggaggaagtacatagtgggatctgcggaaaccatctcggagcaaggtcgctggccaggaaagtaatccgagcaggattctattggccgaccttgcagaaagatgcaacagactttgtgaaaaaatgccagccatgccagatgcatgcaaatttccacgtggctccaccagaagagctcatcagtataacttccccctggcctttcgcaaaatggggaatggatttgttaggtccttttccccaagcaccagggcaagtcaaatacttgatcgtgggaatagattacttcacaaagtggatagaagcagaaccactagccactatcaccgctcaaagaactcgcaggttcctctacaaaaacatcatcacaaggtatggaataccttattccatcaccacagacaatggaactCAATTTACTGACGCTACCTTCAGGAGTCTAGTAGCCAGTCTGAAAATCAAGCATCAATTCACCTCGGttgaacacccacaagccaatgggcaagccgaggcagctaacaaggtcatactggcaggactcAAGAAGAGgctacaggaagcaaagggagcttgggctgaagagctccctcagttgctatgggcttataggacaactccccaatccgccacgggagaaacacccttccgactagtctacggcgtggaagccatgattccaatagaaatcaatgagcaaagcccaagggtaattctccatgacgaggtcggaaacatacaggggcacaaagaggagctcgacttgctccccgaagtccgagaagggGCCCAAATAAAAGAAGCGGCATTAAAACAAAGGATGACTGCCaggtacaacaagaaagtcattcgaagaacatttgccctagacgacttggtcctaatcagaaacgacattggagtcaacaaatcaggagaaggaaagctcgccgcaaattggaaggggccatACAAGATCAAGGAAGTGttagggaaaggttattataaagtaaccgacctaaatggcactgagctaccaaggtcgtggcatgcttgtaatttaaaaaggtactatagttaagcgaactctactccctgatgtactcttttcccaacttcatgattttttcccaaaagggttttttctggagaagggtttttaacgaggcatcatagtagagactaagggaACAGACTATCAAAGCCCTTAGTAGCGaaagaaggtacctccccaatcaataaagatctttttcatttaTAATATCTCTTACAAATatcctcctttatttttctaagtctttctacgaaacgcgccgacttaagctcgacaaaacgtgaaaatcccatgaatcgacctagatggtcgtcaggataaaacgacgaggtacaagtcggtgtaaagaggttatatgagtcgATCGTATAAACTCGGGAAACaacccgactcataagtcggaaCGAAATCCCGAATAGGAAAACTTGGAAACACTTCGATCCACAGATCGGAGTATAAAACCGAGTAGaggaaaaacgcatcgcaaaaataacctaagtcataaaaactcactaaagcaaagttgagtataaaggataacaaaagagatatgAAAACCTGAAAAGTTTAAAGTTTGCATATAAGCCTTTGCACGAAAAAGGCTCGAGAAAACAATACAAACTAACAAGGGCTCTTTCCGAAAAGATCAAATACGTTCAAAACAGAAAAGCATGCACACGCGCAAAgcaacttaaacccttatccaaaaaagggcatttattttgtttaaaacccttatccaaaaagggcaccgaacagaatattttgtttacggccttaaaaggccagaAGAAAATTGTTCACAACTACCAACAAATAAATAGAAGTTTAAAAAAGGAGGGACCCACAAGCCGGGtccccatatagccataaaaaatTAAGAGTCATTTCTTCAAAGGAGTCGAGGAATCACCACCGCTAGGCTCGGGAGGGGCGCCACCAGGACCGGCCGGAGGAACGGAGGAAAAACCCGAGGCATCCTTAGGACGAGGAGGAGACTctataatcctctgcccccgagtcttcaggtCTGACTCGGAAATGACCTCGGGGACAGGAGGATCCACGATGGCGCCATCAATAACTACCTTGTcgggatgtaaaggagaaaggtccaagtcgggagcaataaCCCTGACTTAttccaagaaaattctccaagactcctcggcaccatcggcgatagagtcctccaactcggcgtagGCGTTCCGAGAGTTcagcaagtccttcctcacagcaacaatatcttgaaataaacTGTGGTAGCTGTCTTGTGCTGTTTTCCTCAAATTTGCCTCCAAAGTGCATTGAGCCCGCAGCTTACCTACCTCCTCCCTaaggtgatccctctccttcctcaatttgtctctctcctccttcaactccttctcatgtTTTTCGTAAAGAAGAATcctcccctccaactcctcaaccttcgaggatgcccccaaagagctgaggggagtcttctcaaaaatgtccaaaagtttgccacaaacacccgctgtcctaaaactctcctcggccatggtggtgaggtggtttcgaacagaaacatcatccatatttataaaaggatagatgttctttcggacgaatgccaaagcatccgccttaaccccaccatcaaaagaagaatggccagactctgaagtcttgcgtttcttcttctctggctcggAGAGAATTTGGGCAGAAGGGGGTGGTCGAGGCAAACTTGAGGAAGAAATAACAATGGGTTGAGAGGGAGTCCCAGTATTTgtaggaggaggaagaggaggaggagaggtgATCGCCCTGGCACCTCCCGATctagcccgggacttcgccTTAGCCTCCTGGACCCTTTGGTAGGCCTCTTGCGCATTCTtctttgccatatctacaagaAAAACGACCAACAGTCATAAGTCGGTAATGTTCAAAGTCATTAGAAACAACTCGGAAATCAagaatgcatgcactacctaaTTGAGTTTGAACAAAGGTCGGCGTTCCTTGAAGGATTTTTCGGGTATCCAAGTATGGGGacctcccccacgcttctcggaaaaaccctacAATAGCTGCCTCCACCTCGTCCAGGTCATCTGGACCATATTTTTCACAAGGGGAGGCCGGCAAccaataaaggggaaagcgaggggaggaatgctcatccaggaaaaagggatggtgaccctctacagcttgaagtttgaaaaagaagtttttgaagtcatgaaaagattcgtcaaaaagggtgaaaatcctccgaccttgtatggctcggaaggatacccactGCTGTTTGttatttagcccactaaagggcttggtcatatggaaaagaaagaagaaaaccctcaaagaggtcgggaagTCCAGAGCATGGCTTATAAACTGGTAGATCtcccaagaattggggtgaagctgagTAGGGGCAACTTTACAGTGGTGCAAAACGGATATCTCGAAATcggagaaaggaagaaaaacacccaaacgggtgagcatacactcatacataaagaaaaaatgaggggccgcctcattttctctcccaaaacagacccggtcttcaggacccggggTTATCAGTTCATATTTGGGCTCGTCCTCCTCCGAAGTACAGAGTCGGTGATGAGTGCGAAGATGAGTGATAAACTCAGCATCGACCAGGGGTTCCTCCCCAAGAACAGTGTCATCAACCCACAAAGAAAGAACatctacggaagccattttttatacaaagaaaagtggcagaaacctacaaaaagaaaaagaaaaagaaaaatcaaaaaacacgGCCCCTAAAGAGAAGAGATACGAATCTGAGGTCTATGGGTCAACCTATCTACTCGctaaacaaaacatgcaaacaaGACATGGAGAAAGcaaaactaacctttatccgaaaaTGAAGGTCGGAGAAGAACAGAAGTCTTCGAACGCAAGAATGCAGCACAAACAAGATAAggagaagtttgaaagattgcagaaacggaaaatagagagagagggaaagtatttataaatgcgcccaggggcataatggtaaaaaagaagcagtcattaatgagattgcaccgttaccaaagcacTTCCCCAaaggacacgacgcttgaactgacgtaactgtcagaaacaaagggtcgcgaaaatcacgtcggtttctaAAACCCACGTTTTCTTCAAACAAGTCGACTACGCGCCcgagttgaatacttgaacccaaacttttaagaaaatttgggctcaagtaggggcactgttcatatcctggcccaatgttaagggcccaggtccaactaaaaggcctaatccaatagattaagcctagctaagcaccgaccttcacataagaagtcggtgttcactacgacttgctctaaagaagtcggacatgagattagctggctgataagcactcattcaaatgggTAACcacccctaaaatctctctaaccgcttcacaaagccatatcttaacctccctaagataatgggacggttatcatcctaaagatacggcactactccaacggtggttattggctcaccactataagtacactgacactcctcaggtatctctaagtccaatactctctagacctgctcacactcttgctaacttaggcatcggagtgtctttgcaggtaccaccccccattcacacgcgagcacaagtcggacggagcctcccgagttgcggacctacCCAGAATTCTCCTCCACCACACACTTGGGCCGCTAAACGCCATTCGTcgtattaatctccggttacctaccgtaacatatatatatatatatatatatatatatatatatatatatatatatatatattttccaGGTCTCTTTCCTTATAACTCAAGAATATTATAGACTTCAAACTGTTTCATTTGTATTTTATtctgaataaaaataaaacaacatATTAAGTAcgtttattatataataacGATGATAGTATTATACTAAACTTGAAaaatttatgattataaaatattattttcgaTTTATCATGTCAGATTAAAATGTAAGCCCGTGCATCGCACGGGTTTAACACTAGTACCTGACATATCTAATTATATATTGACTAAATATGTTtatgaaaatatattaatttagttttttctCTTAATTACATAAATTCTATAATATGATTTACTGACTAAATTGATAGATTTTCAAAACATATTTGATCAACTTTTAATTGGATATATTAAGTGTCATATATGCTATCAATTAACATTTCACATCATTAATTATTGACAAAAATTGTTAATTAAGTAACTGAATAACAAACATGATTAatctataatttttaaaaggtcactttaattgataaaatctttaaaaaacgAATTTACAAAATGTTTCATATTTCAAGAACTATTTTGACTATTAATCactaaaaaatacataaaaagaGTTTTAATGCCTTTTTTTTTAAGTCTATAGAAAGTAAACCTATCAAagtattctaaaaaaattaaatattcttaaaaaattaaaatggcaataaaaagaaatttatgAACTAGTTTGTAATTTTAggcaattttttttcatatatgggaattttttgtaaaactagaaaatattgaattttttagaattttttcaaaatataagaataaaattataaaaaataattgaatgagatttttttaaaagaaaaataaaaaattgttcagtgatttttttaatttaaatcagaaaTAAGTTAGtgagttttttaattttttttaaacaaaaattaaaatcagaaGTTGTTAAGtgagatttttattttttttaattaaataaaaatttgttgatGGTAATATTTAATCCATATACTTATAAACACCAAAacggattttttttttaataattcgCATTATATATGTCAGCTAACATATTTAATtagatattaaataaatatatttataaaaatttattaatttagtgatattaaattatattaaaattatgatttatataattaaaaaaatataccaaattgatatattttcataaatatatttatttagcATCTGATCAGATATATTAGATATCATATATGCTGTggattaatattttatatcattaattattaacaataactcttaaattaaatgacaaaataataaaataattaatttataatttttaaataattaatttaaaaaataatcaaatctTTAGCAACTAATTTGATCAGTAACATcgattttaacactcataataAAAATACAGATGTTACTTCAATTAATATGTCTTTACTTTCTTATAAACACTCCACACTTAAATTTATGTTTTCTTCCGAATAAAATTAtcgcaaaattttcttttatggTAGCAGATGAATTTGATGAACGAAAACTGTATAATGTAGTGAtggtatttttaataataatgataataaatcTTAGTAATTAGTAGAGAGCATAAACATATGAACCTTGGCTTCTTCTTTCTTAATCTTAAGATAACATTCCATTCACGCCATGCTTCATTGCTTCACCATGCAGATTCTTCTCTTCTTCGGTGCTTAGCAATACCGTGTTCCTATATCTCAATGCTCCAATGCCATTCACGGTTTGCTTCTTCTTAATCCACAAAAAACTGAATTCAATCTTATCACTTTCGCAtttcttattaattaattttcaacgATACGCTTCTGGATCTGGGAACCGATTTGGATCTGTTTGTTCGTAATGAATTAGGACAATACGATTGTTAAATccagattttttaaaattttttttttggtataacATAGCAATCGCCCAGAAATTCCAAGCTGCAATTGGAATTGGAATTCTTTTGGCGTAGAATTGTATTGGTTTTGTTTAGAAAGCTATTGATTGTTTTAATCATAGTGTTTATCTTTTGCACCCTCAAATGTTAAGATTTCGTGATCTTCCATTTTTCCAGGCTTATTTCTTTGTTCAAATGGATTGAATCCTGCACATAATTTCACTGTGTATGGAACACTATGGAGGCTAATTAGAAAATATTGGTGTTAAATTGCGAAAACTCGAAAAGAACATGGCTACAGCTACCAAGGCTGAAAAGAAGGCTGCAGTGGATGCAGCTGCATGGGTGTTCAATGTTGTCACCTCTGTTGGTGTTATAATTGTCAACAAAGCTTTGATGGTCACTTATGGCTTCAGTTTTGGTAAAATCCCTTTTCCAATTTCTACCTGACATTTCTGTTATTGCTCTGTGTTGTCTTTCCCCTTTGAAAAAGTTTAATTTCTATGCACTGATAATTTGAACAATGCATGGAAGGTGAACTCTGTTTGATATACCATATAAGGATTTAGTATTAGTTTCTTGGATTCTCTTAATAACATTTGGCTATACTTCTCGCAGCTACAACATTAACAGGTCTTCATTTTGCCACGACAACTTTGATGACAGCCGCACTAAAGATGCTAGGATATGTCCAGCCGTCTCACTTGCCATTGTTTGAACTTCTAAAATTTGTGTTCTTTGCTAACTTCTCTATTGTTGGAATGAATGTGAGCCTAATGTTGAACTCAGTGGGATTCTACCAAGTGAGTTGGGATGTTATTTAGCTATTGGTCTATCAATAAATAGAGtttgtaatttaattttacCATTTCACCATTGGCAGATTGCTAAGTTGAGCATGATCCCTGTATCCTGCCTATTTGAAATTGTTTTCGACAAGATTCGGTATTCAAGAGACACGAAACTGAGCATACTTGTTGTCCTTATTGGTGTCTCTGTTTGCACTGTAACTGATGTGAGCGTTAATTCAAGAGGATTCATTGCTGCCTCTATAGCAGTATGGAGCACTGCTCTGCAACAATATGTAAGTGTGACATTCCTCTTCATGTGAGGCATTACATCTGTTCAAACTGAAATGGCATGATTCAATCATAATATATTCATTACAAATACCTACACACTACACACTATGAAGCGAACTAATGTAGTCTTATAAATTATGCTTTTAGAAATTATGGTATTTATTAAAATGTCACTGATGTGGGTGTTTCTCAAATCCTTTATGTGCAGTACGTTCATTATCTTCAACGGAAGTATTCGCTAAGTTCTTTCAACCTTTTAGGACACACAGCACCTGCTCAGGCTGGAACACTACTATTGATAGGCCCTTTCCTAGATTATTGGTTGACAAACAACAGAATTGACAAGTATGCTTTCAACTTTGGCTCCTTGGTAAGTACTGCATCACAAATCTATGGATATATAGATAGGAGCATATTATGATGAATGACTTGATCTGTTAAGTCATTGATTTCTCCATCAAGTGTATGTATATAACTCAACTGCTAATGATTGAATTTCTGTGTATATAAATTAAATCCTTTCTTTCTTCCCATAATCTGTTATTTAAATTGAATCAATGGAGCCAACTCTGTTAGTTTCTTGTCATAATCTGCTGTCATTTTTGGATGAATAAGAAATTGATCCTAACTGAGCATTTCAATTCTGATGTTGATTTTGGCAGATGTTCATAGTTCTGTCATGCACCATAGCAGTTGGCACAAACCTCAGCCAATTCATCTGCATTGGGAGATTCACTGCTGTGTCGTTCCAAGTACTAGGACACATGAAGACAATACTTGTTCTAGTGATGGGATTCATATTCTTTGGTAGGGATGATCTCAATCTCCATGTGATTCTAGGAATGGGGATTGCCGTGTTCGGAATGATATGGTACGGGAATGCCTCATCCAAGCCCGGTGGAAAGGAGCGATGGAGCCACGCTCTCCCCACCAACAAAACAGAACCACGATGATACTATGATTGTGATTTGTTGGTGAAACCTGAGCTCAccaagaaagaaagagaaatatAGATAGATAGGTCCTTggaaagaattttttttatttgaaatcaGAACCCCTAGGGGTTCTAAATTATTTCAGCCCGATTTTTGTAATTCTTTGAAATTTCTTAGTTTTGGTCTCGGTGGATATTTCCTTGTAGGTGCAGGTTCCCTGCCATGatgaaacaaaatatttattattccGTTTAGCTAATAAATTCCTTCTGAAGCCTCAGTTTAGAGAGAGTTGAAGTGTATGTTTGGTTCTTCCATTTCTATCCAATGCTGACATGCTGTCAATAGATTAAATAGATTCTAAACTTTGTAATTCTAGCACCCTCGTCATTTGCCCAACAGGCCAACACTTTAGGTTCTGTTGTCATGAGACAAATACAGAGATAGAAACATAAATTTGGGGGCGAAATCGGGTTTGGACGTAGAGAcagagaaaattaaaatttagccAAAAATCTTGTTCACTTAGGACTAAGATCATTTTTTAAGTCAGGTAATATTTTTGAAGTCATGCCAACGATAACGAGGAC from Arachis stenosperma cultivar V10309 chromosome 9, arast.V10309.gnm1.PFL2, whole genome shotgun sequence encodes the following:
- the LOC130950981 gene encoding UDP-rhamnose/UDP-galactose transporter 5-like encodes the protein MATATKAEKKAAVDAAAWVFNVVTSVGVIIVNKALMVTYGFSFATTLTGLHFATTTLMTAALKMLGYVQPSHLPLFELLKFVFFANFSIVGMNVSLMLNSVGFYQIAKLSMIPVSCLFEIVFDKIRYSRDTKLSILVVLIGVSVCTVTDVSVNSRGFIAASIAVWSTALQQYYVHYLQRKYSLSSFNLLGHTAPAQAGTLLLIGPFLDYWLTNNRIDKYAFNFGSLMFIVLSCTIAVGTNLSQFICIGRFTAVSFQVLGHMKTILVLVMGFIFFGRDDLNLHVILGMGIAVFGMIWYGNASSKPGGKERWSHALPTNKTEPR